In a single window of the Thunnus albacares chromosome 1, fThuAlb1.1, whole genome shotgun sequence genome:
- the gatm gene encoding glycine amidinotransferase, mitochondrial — translation MLRVRCLRGGSRGAEAAHLIGAMLGRTVTGWVQKAFQSTSSAAAAEPQRAVVDEHVTEPMQQECPVCSYNEWDPLEEVIVGRAENAQVPPFTVEVKANTYEKYWSFYQQHGGQSFPAEHLKKAVAEIEEMCNILHHEGVTVRRPEPIDWSLEYKTPDFTSSGMYAAMPRDILMVVGNEIIEAPMAWRARFFEYRAYRPLIKEYFRKGAKWTTAPKPTMADELYDQEYPIRTVEDRHKLAALGKFVTTEHEPCFDAADFIRAGRDLFVQRSQVTNYMGIEWMRRHLAPDYKIHIISFKDPNPMHIDATFNIIGPGLVLSNPDRPCKQIDMFKKAGWTIVKPPTPLIPEDHPLWMSSKWLSMNVLMLDEKRVMVDANEVTIQKMFESLGIKTIKVNIRHANSLGGGFHCWTTDVRRRGTLQSYFY, via the exons ATGCTGCGAGTAAGGTGTCTGAGAGGAGGTAGCAGGGGGGCCGAAGCTGCCCATCTGATCGGAGCCATG cttGGCCGGACGGTGACTGGATGGGTGCAGAAGGCCTTCCAGAGCACCTCCAGCGCTGCAGCTGCAGAGCCGCAACGTGCAGTTGTGGACGAGCATGTTACTGAACCCATGCAGCAGGAGTGTCCTGTCTGCAGTTACAATGAATGGGACCCTCTTGAGGAGGTGATCGTGGGCCGTGCTGAAAATGCCCAAGTGCCTCCTTTCACTGTGGAAGTGAAA GCTAACACATATGAGAAGTATTGGTCCTTCTACCAGCAGCATGGGGGCCAATCTTTTCCTGCTGAACACTTGAAAAAAGCTGTTGCTGAGATTGAAGAAATGTGCAATATTCTGCATCATGAGGGCGTCACTGTGAGGAGGCCAGAACCCATCGACTGGTCCCTGGAGTACAAAACTCCAGACTTCACCTCATCAG GCATGTATGCTGCCATGCCCAGAGACATCCTTATGGTTGTGGGAAATGAGATTATTGAGGCTCCTATGGCCTGGAGGGCTCGCTTCTTTGAGTACCGAGCATACAGACCTTTGATCAAGGAGTACTTCAGAAAAGGTGCCAAATGGACCACTGCTCCTAAACCCACTATGGCTGATGAGCTGTATGATCAG GAATACCCCATCCGCACAGTGGAGGACAGACACAAGCTGGCTGCCCTGGGTAAGTTTGTGACCACAGAGCACGAGCCCTGCTTCGATGCGGCAGATTTCATTCGAGCAGGAAGGGACCTTTTTGTCCAAAGGAGTCAG GTTACAAATTACATGGGAATTGAGTGGATGCGTCGTCATCTGGCACCCGACTACAAGATCCACATCATCTCATTCAAGGACCCTAACCCCATGCACATTGATGCCACTTTTAACATCATCGGGCCGGGACTGGTGCTGTCAAACCCTGACCGCCCATGTAAGCAG ATCGACATGTTCAAGAAGGCCGGCTGGACTATTGTGAAACCTCCGACACCTCTGATTCCTGAGG ACCACCCACTGTGGATGTCCTCCAAATGGCTGTCTATGAATGTCCTGATGTTGGATGAGAAGCGTGTTATGGTTGATGCCAATGAAGTCACTATTCAGAAAATGTTTGAGAGCCTCG GTATCAAGACCATAAAGGTGAACATTCGCCATGCCAACTCCCTGGGTGGCGGCTTCCACTGCTGGACAACTGATGTCCGCCGCCGCGGTACCCTGCAGTCCTACTTCTACTAG
- the zgc:158482 gene encoding very long-chain acyl-CoA synthetase isoform X1, translating to METCVSIILASILIIPFALKTFTPYLWADILYIGDLLRILVKFVSRRMRRPFFFVLDRFLEQTAAHPDKPFIVFEDESFTYTDTDKRSNKVANALQSHPRYKAGDTVAVFMGNEPAFMFTWLALAKLGSPVALLNYNIRTKCLLHCFNCCKAKVLIAAPELKEAVEDVLPSLREQGVTVLLMTKHCDTPGIESFSDKVDHAADTPLPRSLRSHITFKSPAVYIYTSGTTGLPKAAVVNQNRLLTALAVLSSNGVSSSDVIYLNLPLYHTAGFIIGFIGSMETGSTIILKRKFSASQFWDDCRKYSVTVVQYIGEVMRYLCSTPKRENDRDHKVRLAIGNGIRAEIWKEFLNRFGNIQVREFYASTEGNVGFVNYAGKIGAIGRVNFLHQKLFPYTLIKYDTERDEPIRDANGLCIESAKGETGLLVSKITDIAPFVGYAQNEEQTERKRLRNVLKKGDLYFNNGDLMRIDKDNFIYFQDRVGDTFRWKGENVATTEVSDILTISDCLKEANVYGVQIPGHEGRIGMAAVTEKEGAQFDGIKIYKHVVSYLPSYARPRFIRIQNAVEVTGTFKQMKVKLVEENFDPGRIQDPLYILDDNKKSYVPLTAQVYSSIISGNIKL from the exons atGGAAACGTGTGTTTCAATCATTTTAGCAAGTATCCTCATCATACCATTCGCCCTCAAAACTTTCACACCTTATCTCTGGGCGGATATCTTGTATATCGGAGATCTGCTGCGGATTTTAGTGAAGTTTGTTTCGAGGCGAATGAGAAGacctttcttctttgttttggaCCGTTTCTTGGAGCAGACTGCTGCGCATCCAGACAAGCCGTTCATTGTGTTTGAGGATGAAAGCTTCACGTACACAGACACCGACAAGAGGAGTAATAAAGTTGCCAACGCGCTTCAGTCTCACCCCCGATATAAAGCCGGAGACACCGTCGCTGTCTTCATGGGGAATGAACCCGCCTTCATGTTTACCTGGCTGGCTTTGGCTAAATTGGGCTCCCCTGTAGCTCTTCTCAATTACAACATCCGCACCAAGTGTTTGCTGCACTGCTTCAACTGCTGCAAGGCCAAAGTGTTGATAGCAGCTCCAG AGCTGAAGGAAGCAGTGGAGGATGTGCTGCCCTCACTGAGAGAGCAAGGCGTCACCGTCCTCCTGATGACCAAACACTGTGACACACCTGGAATCGAGAGCTTCTCCGATAAAGTGGACCATGCGGCAGACACACCGCTCCCTCGATCCCTCAGATCACACATCACATTCAAAAGTCCTGCAGTTTATATTTACACCTCTGGAACTACAG gtcTCCCTAAGGCAGCCGTGGTCAATCAGAACCGCCTCCTAACAGCTCTGGCTGTTTTATCCTCAAATGGTGTGTCGTCTAGTGATGTCATCTACCTCAACTTACCTCTGTACCACACAGCTGGATTCATTATAGGCTTTATTGGCTCCatggagacag GGTCAACCATCATACTGAAGAGAAAGTTTTCCGCCTCGCAGTTCTGGGATGACTGCCGGAAGTACAGCGTGACCGTCGTTCAGTACATAGGAGAAGTGATGCGTTACCTCTGCAGTACACCAAAG agagaaaatgacagagaCCACAAAGTAAGACTGGCCATTGGCAATGGCATCAGAGCAGAGATATGGAAGGAGTTTCTCAATCGCTTTGGGAACATTCAGGTCCGAGAGTTTTACGCCTCCACTGAGGGAAATGTGGGATTTGTCAACTACGCGGGGAAAATAGGAGCTATTGGACGGGTTAACTTTTTGCATCAG AAGCTGTTTCCCTACACTCTTATCAAgtatgacacagagagagatgagccGATTCGAGATGCTAACGGCCTCTGCATAGAGTCAGCCAAAG GTGAAACGGGACTCCTGGTATCAAAGATCACAGACATCGCCCCTTTTGTCGGCTACGCTCAGAATGAAGAGCAAACGGAAAGGAAAAGACTTCGTAACGTTCTCAAGAAGGGAGATCTTTACTTCAACAACGGAGACCTAATGAGGATCGACAAAGACAACTTCATCTACTTTCAGGATCGTGTTGGTGACACATTCAG GTGGAAAGGTGAGAATGTGGCCACAACCGAGGTGTCTGACATCCTGACTATCAGTGATTGTCTCAAAGAAGCCAACGTTTATGGAGTCCAAATACCAG GGCATGAGGGGCGGATAGGGATGGCAGCTGTCACTGAGAAGGAAGGCGCCCAGTTTGatggaataaaaatatataaacatgtgGTTAGCTACCTACCATCGTATGCCAGACCGCGCTTTATAAGGATACAG AATGCTGTGGAGGTGACAGGGACTTTCAAGCAGATGAAGGTGAAGTTAGTGGAGGAGAATTTTGATCCAGGACGTATCCAGGACCCCCTCTACATCCTTGATGATAATAAGAAGAGTTATGTGCCGCTGACGGCCCAGGTCTACAGCTCCATCATATCAGGAAATATCAAGCTATGA
- the zgc:158482 gene encoding very long-chain acyl-CoA synthetase isoform X2: MTKHCDTPGIESFSDKVDHAADTPLPRSLRSHITFKSPAVYIYTSGTTGLPKAAVVNQNRLLTALAVLSSNGVSSSDVIYLNLPLYHTAGFIIGFIGSMETGSTIILKRKFSASQFWDDCRKYSVTVVQYIGEVMRYLCSTPKRENDRDHKVRLAIGNGIRAEIWKEFLNRFGNIQVREFYASTEGNVGFVNYAGKIGAIGRVNFLHQKLFPYTLIKYDTERDEPIRDANGLCIESAKGETGLLVSKITDIAPFVGYAQNEEQTERKRLRNVLKKGDLYFNNGDLMRIDKDNFIYFQDRVGDTFRWKGENVATTEVSDILTISDCLKEANVYGVQIPGHEGRIGMAAVTEKEGAQFDGIKIYKHVVSYLPSYARPRFIRIQNAVEVTGTFKQMKVKLVEENFDPGRIQDPLYILDDNKKSYVPLTAQVYSSIISGNIKL, encoded by the exons ATGACCAAACACTGTGACACACCTGGAATCGAGAGCTTCTCCGATAAAGTGGACCATGCGGCAGACACACCGCTCCCTCGATCCCTCAGATCACACATCACATTCAAAAGTCCTGCAGTTTATATTTACACCTCTGGAACTACAG gtcTCCCTAAGGCAGCCGTGGTCAATCAGAACCGCCTCCTAACAGCTCTGGCTGTTTTATCCTCAAATGGTGTGTCGTCTAGTGATGTCATCTACCTCAACTTACCTCTGTACCACACAGCTGGATTCATTATAGGCTTTATTGGCTCCatggagacag GGTCAACCATCATACTGAAGAGAAAGTTTTCCGCCTCGCAGTTCTGGGATGACTGCCGGAAGTACAGCGTGACCGTCGTTCAGTACATAGGAGAAGTGATGCGTTACCTCTGCAGTACACCAAAG agagaaaatgacagagaCCACAAAGTAAGACTGGCCATTGGCAATGGCATCAGAGCAGAGATATGGAAGGAGTTTCTCAATCGCTTTGGGAACATTCAGGTCCGAGAGTTTTACGCCTCCACTGAGGGAAATGTGGGATTTGTCAACTACGCGGGGAAAATAGGAGCTATTGGACGGGTTAACTTTTTGCATCAG AAGCTGTTTCCCTACACTCTTATCAAgtatgacacagagagagatgagccGATTCGAGATGCTAACGGCCTCTGCATAGAGTCAGCCAAAG GTGAAACGGGACTCCTGGTATCAAAGATCACAGACATCGCCCCTTTTGTCGGCTACGCTCAGAATGAAGAGCAAACGGAAAGGAAAAGACTTCGTAACGTTCTCAAGAAGGGAGATCTTTACTTCAACAACGGAGACCTAATGAGGATCGACAAAGACAACTTCATCTACTTTCAGGATCGTGTTGGTGACACATTCAG GTGGAAAGGTGAGAATGTGGCCACAACCGAGGTGTCTGACATCCTGACTATCAGTGATTGTCTCAAAGAAGCCAACGTTTATGGAGTCCAAATACCAG GGCATGAGGGGCGGATAGGGATGGCAGCTGTCACTGAGAAGGAAGGCGCCCAGTTTGatggaataaaaatatataaacatgtgGTTAGCTACCTACCATCGTATGCCAGACCGCGCTTTATAAGGATACAG AATGCTGTGGAGGTGACAGGGACTTTCAAGCAGATGAAGGTGAAGTTAGTGGAGGAGAATTTTGATCCAGGACGTATCCAGGACCCCCTCTACATCCTTGATGATAATAAGAAGAGTTATGTGCCGCTGACGGCCCAGGTCTACAGCTCCATCATATCAGGAAATATCAAGCTATGA